A window of the Arachis duranensis cultivar V14167 chromosome 5, aradu.V14167.gnm2.J7QH, whole genome shotgun sequence genome harbors these coding sequences:
- the LOC107490218 gene encoding probable xyloglucan glycosyltransferase 5, with protein MEIHGTDAVFHPLDKDKAKNGKRFRWLLLLRAHKAFASAACFGNTLSSLLHSLKKRLLHRSMDKSSKGRILFRVILTFLLMALAFLSFEFLADFKGWRYFQGHIPRTSEIKGFFHNAYVSWLEFRAGYIAPPIQSLSTLYVALFLVQSLDRMLLCLGCFWIKLKKIRPNIQGDLDLELEGSNSEYPMVYEQSISVVCELDWPKDRLLIQVMDDSDDEGLQWLIKGEVSKWSHRGVNIIYRHRLFRTGYKAGNLKSAMKDTMSVTKFNAMVSGLFQLGSSYEWIVTKKAGRLLSRTC; from the exons ATGGAAATTCATGGCACTGACGCTGTATTCCACCCACTTGACAAGGACAAAGCCAAAAATGGCAAGCGATTCCGATGGCTTCTTCTTCTCAGAGCTCACAAAGCCTTCGCTTCTGCTGCCTGCTTTGGAAACACGCTCTCTTCATTGCTTCATTCTCTCAAGAAGAGACTCCTTCATCGTTCCATGGACAAGTCCTCCAAGGGCAGGATTCTCTTCAGAGTCATCCTCACGTTCTTGCTCATGGCCTTGGCATTCTTGTCTTTTGAGTTCCTTGCTGACTTCAAAGGCTGGCGCTACTTCCAGGGACACATCCCTCGAACCTCCGAGATCAAAGGCTTCTTCCATAACGCTTACGTCAGCTGGTTGGAGTTTAGGGCTGGTTATATTGCACCTCCAATTCAGTCTCTATCAACATTATATGTCGCTCTCTTTTTGGTTCAGTCTCTCGATAGAATGCTGCTCTGTTTGGGATGCTTCTGGATCAAGCTCAAGAAGATTAGGCCCAATATTCAAGGTGATTTGGATTTGGAGTTGGAAGGATCTAACTCTGAATACCCTATG GTGTATGAGCAATCGATTTCAGTAGTGTGTGAATTGGATTGGCCGAAAGATCGGTTGCTGATTCAGGTTATGGATGACTCAGACGATGAGGGGTTACAGTGGCTGATCAAAGGAGAAGTATCAAAGTGGAGTCATAGAGGTGTGAACATCATCTACCGCCATAGATTGTTTAGAACCGGGTACAAAGCTGGAAATCTAAAGTCTGCAATGAAGGATACAATGTCTGTAACCAAATTCAACGCCATGGTATCCGGTTTGTTCCAGTTAGGAAGTTCATACGAATGGATTGTTACCAAAAAGGCTGGCCGGTTGCTGAGCCGGACTTGTTAG
- the LOC107490328 gene encoding protein IQ-domain 26 → MGRATRWLKNLFGIRRDKEQQHKQENSNYGDPRSMKFSSSSSTTSAAQRNSSNSRVLCHNPATIPPNISPAEAAWLQSFYNETEKEQNKHAIAVAAATAAAADAAVAAAQAAVAVVRLTSHGRGTMLGAGHEICAATKIQTVFRGYLARKALRALKGLVKLQALVRGYLVRKQATATLHGMQALIRAQATVRSQKKSQGFMAGKNDSYRSQIRARRSMERFDDTRSEYTAPTHSRRLSSSFDATINNNNSFDGSPKIVEVDTGIRPKSRSRRTNTSMSDFGDDPSFQTISSPLPIPCRTPGRLSIPDHSDWGLTGEECRFSTAQSTPRFATSTCSCGSVAATTPKSVCNESFFYGNYPNYMVSTQSFKAKLRSHSAPKQRPEPGGARKRLTLNEMMESRNSLSGVKMQRSCSQIQEAINFKNAVMGRLHTRDADRNHFQKRRW, encoded by the exons ATGGGGAGAGCCACAAGGTGGTTGAAGAACTTGTTTGGGATAAGAAGAGACAAAGAACAACaacacaaacaagaaaactcAAACTATGGAGACCCCAGAAGCATGaaattctcttcatcttcttctactacttCTGCTGCTCAGAGAAATTCAAGTAATTCTAGAGTTCTGTGTCATAATCCAGCTACTATTCCACCAAACATTTCTCCAGCTGAAGCAGCTTGGTTGCAATCTTTCTACAATGAGACAGAGAAGGAGCAGAACAAGCATGCCATTGCTGTTGCTGCTGCTACTGCAGCTGCAGCTGATGCTGCTGTGGCAGCAGCACAGGCTGCAGTTGCAGTGGTTAGGCTCACAAGCCATGGAAGAGGTACCATGCTTGGTGCTGGACATGAGATTTGTGCTGCCACCAAGATTCAGACAGTGTTTAGAGGCTACTTG GCAAGGAAAGCACTGAGAGCCTTAAAGGGATTGGTTAAGTTACAGGCACTTGTCAGAGGGTATTTAGTGAGGAAGCAAGCAACAGCAACACTGCATGGAATGCAGGCACTTATCAGAGCTCAAGCCACAGTGAGGTCTCAGAAAAAATCTCAAGGATTCATGGCCGGAAAGAATGATTCATATAGGTCTCAAATCCGTGCACGAAGATCCATG GAGAGATTTGATGACACTAGGAGTGAGTACACAGCTCCAACTCATAGTAGAAGGTTATCATCTTCATTTGATGCcacaattaacaacaataacagTTTTGATGGTAGCCCCAAAATTGTGGAAGTGGACACTGGTATTAGGCCTAAGTCAAGGTCCCGGAGAACCAACACATCAATGTCGGATTTTGGGGACGACCCTTCATTCCAAACAATTTCCTCTCCCCTTCCAATCCCATGTCGGACACCGGGGCGCTTGTCCATACCGGATCATTCGGATTGGGGGTTGACAGGGGAAGAGTGCAGATTCTCAACTGCACAAAGCACTCCAAGGTTTGCAACAAGCACTTGTAGTTGTGGATCAGTTGCAGCCACGACACCAAAGAGTGTGTGCAATGAGAGCTTTTTCTATGGGAATTATCCGAATTACATGGTGAGCACGCAGTCTTTCAAGGCAAAGTTGAGGTCTCATAGTGCTCCAAAGCAAAGGCCAGAGCCAGGGGGTGCAAGGAAGAGGCTTACCCTGAATGAGATGATGGAATCTAGGAACAGTTTGAGTGGGGTTAAGATGCAGAGGTCATGCTCACAGATTCAAGAAGCCATTAACTTCAAGAATGCTGTGATGGGTAGGCTTCACACTAGGGATGCAGACAGAAACCACTTCCAAAAGAGGAGGTGGTGA